One genomic window of Eisenibacter elegans DSM 3317 includes the following:
- a CDS encoding acyl-CoA thioesterase: MEEFSRQAFRFVHELRVRWAEVDSQNIVFNGNYLHYFDIGITEYFRALGLPFGTGNQDLGELFVRKATLEYHAPAHFDDWLQVRVRTERIGNSSLQFALAITRQDEEGIRLLVSGALVYVHTNAQTRRPEAVPELLRQKLQTYDQLR, translated from the coding sequence ATGGAAGAGTTTTCACGGCAGGCTTTCCGTTTTGTACACGAGCTGCGTGTGCGCTGGGCAGAAGTGGATTCGCAAAATATTGTGTTCAATGGAAATTACCTACACTATTTCGACATCGGAATAACGGAGTATTTCCGTGCGCTCGGGCTGCCTTTTGGTACTGGCAATCAAGATTTAGGGGAGCTTTTCGTACGCAAGGCCACCTTAGAATACCACGCCCCCGCCCACTTCGACGACTGGCTCCAAGTACGTGTGCGCACCGAGCGCATCGGCAACAGCAGCCTACAATTTGCCCTCGCCATTACCCGTCAGGATGAAGAGGGTATCCGTTTGCTCGTGAGCGGAGCGCTGGTATACGTACATACCAATGCCCAAACACGTCGACCGGAGGCAGTGCCGGAACTGCTGCGGCAAAAACTCCAAACGTACGACCAACTCCGCTAG
- a CDS encoding outer membrane beta-barrel protein — MKKSILLLCLALACYLGGVQAQAQNYQLTGIVLDSTSQEGLPGATVMLVSPRDTNDKRITVTNVEGQFSFSNLPHRFYMMTIRYVGYETGMQRVRLEQAVTRLGDIKLRSRTLDEIEIKGDVIMTEVKGDTLQYNADAFKTNPDATAEDLVRKMPGVTVEGGQVQAQGEQVRRVLIDGREFFGEDAAAALRNLPANMISAVQVLDQQSDQARFSGFDDGNTTKALNIVTKPEYRNGTFGRAYAGYGTDNRYQAGGNLNNFSDARRLSVIGLSNNINQQNFGAEDLAGVAGAQSGAGRGRRGGGGPGGFNFGNQGEDFSVGQQNGINTTNALGLNYTNEWNKKLKLTGSYFYNQTRNVNDQRLFRTFFLEGNESQLYSQNSIESSNNENHRLQLRLEYALSEKTNLIWTPRATLQLFSAQSRIDAFNTTPQDVLLNQSVNTYRQNNEAWRLNNDLLLRHAFAKRGRTITLNLTTGYNNSQEQGALLSENQFFERPSLVADSLNQQNQRLNTGFSWNTSLTYTEPMGKQGQLQFNYRIGNTFSAADRETFNFDPVVGRFNLLDTALSNQLRNDYFVQQIGAGYRFNSQKGIVRGGFGVNWQYATLSVDERFPNAFALEKDFINWLPYANLALNFNKQSNLRLFYRTNTQAPSASQLQGVVDNTNPLLLRAGNPDLNQAFSHNIFTRFRYANPNGHSFFALLGGSFTQDFIGNNTTIAVQDVFLPERGITLNQGTQLTSFENLDGFYSLRSFVTYGLPLNKLKVNLNFNVGGSYSRTPSIINGIQNQSESYNLSQGLTLSSNISEKIDYTLSYTFGYNDVRNAIQPALNNTFFTQTANLKTNVIFWKGFVWQQDLAALDFQGLAEGFNQQFLLWNMGIGKKFLAGQAGELRLTVFDLLGQNNSIARNVTDVFIEDVQNQVLTRYYMLTFTYNLRKFKE, encoded by the coding sequence ATGAAAAAAAGCATTTTACTATTATGCCTAGCCCTAGCCTGCTACTTGGGGGGTGTGCAGGCACAGGCACAAAACTATCAATTGACGGGCATCGTGCTCGATAGTACTTCGCAAGAGGGGCTTCCCGGAGCGACTGTGATGCTGGTCTCACCACGCGACACTAATGACAAACGCATTACTGTTACCAATGTCGAAGGACAGTTTTCGTTTAGCAACCTGCCCCATCGGTTTTATATGATGACTATCCGGTATGTAGGATACGAAACCGGTATGCAGCGCGTAAGGCTGGAGCAGGCTGTTACGCGCTTAGGCGACATCAAACTGCGAAGCCGCACCCTTGATGAGATAGAAATCAAGGGAGATGTAATTATGACAGAAGTAAAAGGGGACACTTTGCAGTACAATGCAGATGCCTTTAAGACCAACCCCGATGCTACCGCCGAAGATTTGGTGCGGAAAATGCCCGGCGTAACCGTAGAAGGAGGGCAAGTACAGGCACAAGGCGAACAAGTGAGGCGGGTATTGATAGATGGACGCGAGTTTTTCGGAGAAGATGCGGCGGCGGCGCTGCGCAATCTGCCTGCAAATATGATTTCGGCAGTGCAAGTGCTTGACCAACAGAGCGACCAAGCCCGATTTAGCGGCTTTGATGATGGCAACACAACTAAGGCGCTCAATATTGTTACCAAACCCGAATACCGAAACGGTACTTTTGGCAGGGCTTATGCCGGATATGGCACAGACAACCGCTACCAAGCAGGGGGCAACCTTAATAACTTTAGCGATGCGCGCCGGCTGTCGGTCATTGGCTTGAGCAACAATATCAACCAACAAAATTTTGGCGCAGAAGACCTCGCCGGAGTAGCCGGCGCGCAGTCGGGCGCAGGGCGTGGCCGCAGGGGCGGAGGCGGCCCCGGAGGGTTCAACTTTGGTAACCAAGGGGAGGATTTTAGCGTGGGGCAGCAAAACGGTATCAATACCACCAATGCGCTTGGCCTCAACTATACCAATGAGTGGAACAAGAAGCTCAAACTGACGGGCAGCTATTTTTATAACCAAACCCGCAATGTGAACGACCAGCGGCTGTTTCGCACCTTCTTCCTCGAAGGCAACGAATCGCAGCTCTACAGCCAAAACAGCATCGAGAGCAGCAACAACGAAAACCACCGCCTACAGCTGCGCCTAGAGTATGCCCTAAGCGAAAAAACTAACCTGATCTGGACGCCACGCGCTACCTTGCAGCTCTTTAGTGCCCAAAGCCGCATCGATGCCTTCAACACAACCCCACAGGATGTCTTGCTCAATCAGTCAGTAAATACTTACCGCCAAAACAACGAGGCTTGGCGGCTCAACAACGACCTGCTCCTACGCCACGCATTTGCCAAACGCGGACGTACCATCACCCTAAACCTGACAACGGGCTACAACAATAGCCAAGAGCAGGGCGCGTTATTGTCCGAAAATCAGTTTTTTGAGCGACCAAGCCTAGTGGCTGATTCGCTCAACCAACAAAACCAACGCCTCAATACAGGCTTTAGCTGGAACACCAGCCTGACCTACACTGAGCCAATGGGCAAACAAGGGCAGCTACAGTTCAACTACCGCATTGGGAATACCTTCAGTGCCGCAGACCGTGAAACCTTCAACTTCGACCCCGTTGTGGGGCGCTTCAACTTGTTGGATACAGCCCTGAGCAACCAACTGCGCAACGACTATTTTGTACAACAAATAGGGGCCGGATACCGCTTCAACAGCCAAAAAGGCATTGTCAGAGGTGGTTTTGGGGTCAATTGGCAGTATGCTACCCTCAGTGTTGATGAGCGCTTCCCCAATGCGTTTGCCCTCGAAAAAGACTTTATCAATTGGTTGCCTTATGCCAACTTGGCGCTCAACTTCAACAAACAGAGCAACTTACGCTTGTTTTATCGTACCAATACCCAAGCTCCTAGCGCCAGCCAACTACAAGGCGTGGTAGACAATACCAACCCCTTGTTGTTGCGCGCCGGTAACCCCGATTTGAATCAGGCCTTTAGCCACAATATTTTCACACGCTTCCGCTATGCCAACCCTAACGGGCACAGCTTTTTTGCACTCTTGGGAGGCTCATTTACCCAAGATTTCATAGGCAACAACACTACCATTGCTGTCCAAGATGTGTTCTTGCCTGAACGCGGCATTACCTTGAACCAAGGCACACAGCTGACCTCCTTCGAAAACCTCGATGGCTTCTACAGCCTACGTTCTTTTGTAACCTATGGTCTGCCGTTGAACAAGCTCAAGGTCAATCTCAACTTCAATGTCGGAGGTAGTTATAGCCGCACACCCAGCATCATCAATGGCATACAGAATCAGTCTGAGTCATACAACCTCTCGCAGGGCCTGACCCTGAGTAGCAATATCAGTGAAAAAATAGACTATACCCTCAGTTATACTTTTGGTTACAATGATGTCCGCAATGCCATCCAGCCTGCGCTCAACAATACCTTCTTTACCCAAACAGCCAACCTCAAAACCAATGTTATTTTTTGGAAAGGGTTTGTATGGCAGCAGGACTTAGCCGCGCTTGACTTTCAGGGCTTGGCCGAGGGCTTCAATCAGCAGTTTCTGCTTTGGAATATGGGGATTGGGAAGAAATTTTTGGCCGGGCAAGCCGGAGAGCTACGCCTGACAGTCTTCGATTTGCTGGGGCAAAACAATAGCATTGCCCGAAATGTAACAGATGTCTTTATTGAAGATGTGCAAAATCAGGTGCTTACACGCTACTATATGCTGACTTTTACCTATAACCTGCGGAAGTTTAAGGAGTAG
- a CDS encoding nucleoside deaminase, giving the protein MNTPDHSTFMSEALTEALKGIKAGDGGPFGAVIVHQGQIIARAHNEVLKTHDPTAHAEVLAIRRASAYLKRFDLSDCEIYTTCEPCPMCYAAVHWAKMETLYYGCTREDAAAIGFDDAYIYEVIQGTAKVQQVSLTQIGHQACMTAFEAWTMKQDRTQY; this is encoded by the coding sequence ATGAATACCCCCGACCATAGCACTTTTATGTCCGAAGCCCTTACTGAAGCCCTCAAGGGTATCAAGGCTGGCGACGGCGGGCCTTTCGGCGCTGTGATTGTCCACCAAGGACAGATTATTGCCCGCGCCCACAACGAAGTACTCAAGACCCACGACCCTACCGCCCACGCCGAAGTGTTGGCCATCCGCCGCGCCTCTGCTTACTTAAAGCGCTTCGACCTATCGGACTGTGAGATTTATACTACCTGCGAGCCTTGTCCGATGTGTTATGCTGCTGTACACTGGGCCAAAATGGAGACCCTCTACTACGGCTGCACCCGTGAAGATGCGGCGGCCATCGGCTTCGACGATGCCTACATCTACGAAGTCATCCAAGGAACGGCCAAGGTACAGCAGGTCAGCCTGACCCAAATAGGCCATCAGGCTTGTATGACGGCCTTCGAGGCTTGGACGATGAAGCAAGACCGTACGCAGTACTAA
- a CDS encoding segregation and condensation protein A, with amino-acid sequence MDFEIKLPLFEGPFDLLLFFIERDELDIYDIPIAKITRDFVGYTQQLERLNMDVAGEFIVVAASLMRIKAKMLLPREEGATPEEDPRQELVQYLLEYKKYKSVLPLFEQLEEERNQKESRGNLMDELAVVSSQNEVEFELNNLDLYRLMKVYERVLNRFEERIDHVPHTVVPYPYTVSGQKEYLSTKLRQQKRLNFSQIIRDYPDNPKLAVIFNFLAILEMLQNQVIDIHLEEEANDFWIEYLEEQPSYEA; translated from the coding sequence TTGGATTTTGAGATAAAACTACCGCTCTTCGAGGGGCCTTTTGATTTGTTGCTCTTCTTTATTGAACGCGATGAGTTGGATATTTATGACATTCCGATAGCCAAAATCACCCGCGATTTTGTGGGCTATACCCAACAGTTGGAGCGCCTCAATATGGATGTGGCCGGGGAGTTTATTGTAGTCGCAGCTAGCCTGATGCGCATCAAGGCCAAGATGCTGCTCCCCCGCGAAGAAGGCGCAACACCCGAAGAAGACCCAAGGCAGGAGCTAGTGCAGTACCTGCTCGAATACAAAAAATACAAGTCAGTACTGCCACTGTTTGAACAACTGGAAGAAGAGCGCAATCAGAAAGAGAGCCGTGGCAACCTCATGGACGAGCTGGCGGTGGTCTCGTCACAAAACGAGGTAGAGTTTGAGCTCAACAACCTAGACCTCTACCGACTGATGAAGGTCTACGAGCGGGTGTTGAACCGCTTTGAAGAGCGCATCGACCACGTGCCCCATACCGTAGTGCCCTATCCCTATACCGTATCGGGGCAAAAAGAATATCTCTCTACCAAGCTGCGCCAACAGAAGCGCCTTAACTTCAGTCAGATTATCCGTGATTACCCCGACAACCCCAAATTGGCTGTTATTTTCAACTTCTTGGCCATCTTGGAAATGCTCCAAAATCAAGTTATTGATATCCACCTCGAAGAAGAAGCAAATGATTTCTGGATCGAATACCTCGAAGAGCAGCCTAGTTATGAGGCATAA
- the dxs gene encoding 1-deoxy-D-xylulose-5-phosphate synthase — protein MLIKPQDLLAQIQTPEDLRRLPADKMRQVSDELRQYIIDVVSVYGGHFGASLGVVELSVALHYVFNTPDDQLVWDVGHQAYGHKILTGRRDQFHTNRVYGGISGFPKRKESSYDAFGVGHSSTSISAALGMALASKEKGDLHRQHVAIIGDGALTGGLAFEGLNHGGVSDTNLLVILNDNCMSIDPNVGALKDYLTDITTSYTYNKFRDEVWKVLGKFNHIGRFQKIASRVESTIKGLVLKHSNFFEALNFRYFGPIDGHDVDHLVSVLNDLKDIPGPKLLHCVTVKGKGFAPAEKDQTKWHAPGLFDKVTGEIFKKVDDKPKPPKYQDVFGHTVLELAEQNPKIMAVTPAMPSGSSLNIMMKAMPERAIDVGIAEQHAVTVSAGMATQGMTVFCNIYSTFMQRGYDQVVHDVCIQELPVIFCLDRAGFAGADGPTHHGSYDIAYMRAIPNMIVASPMNEQELRNMMYTASLDSFKNLKSAITIRYPRGEGVMPEWRTPFETIEIGKGRCIREGEEVAILSIGHIGNLALEAAQQLENEGISAAHYDMRFAKPLDEALLHQIFQKFNKIITVEDGCLPAGFGSAVVEFMADHGYSAQIKRLGMEDRVFEHGTQMELYREAGYDVDGIAKAALAMVRVMVK, from the coding sequence ATGTTGATCAAACCTCAAGACCTATTAGCCCAAATCCAAACCCCTGAAGATTTGCGCCGCCTCCCTGCCGACAAAATGCGCCAAGTAAGCGATGAGTTGCGCCAATACATTATCGATGTGGTTTCGGTTTATGGAGGGCATTTTGGTGCCAGCCTTGGTGTGGTAGAGCTGAGCGTAGCGCTGCACTATGTCTTCAATACCCCCGACGACCAGCTTGTATGGGATGTGGGGCATCAGGCTTATGGACATAAAATCTTGACTGGCCGCCGCGACCAATTCCATACCAACCGCGTGTATGGCGGCATTTCGGGCTTCCCCAAGCGCAAAGAAAGCTCATATGACGCTTTTGGCGTGGGGCACTCCTCTACTTCTATTTCTGCGGCTTTGGGGATGGCTTTGGCTTCCAAAGAAAAAGGAGATTTACACCGCCAACACGTGGCCATCATCGGCGATGGAGCACTGACAGGCGGCTTGGCTTTTGAGGGACTCAACCACGGCGGGGTGTCCGATACCAACCTGCTCGTAATCTTGAACGACAATTGTATGTCTATTGACCCAAATGTGGGCGCACTGAAAGACTACCTGACCGACATCACTACCTCGTATACCTACAACAAGTTCAGAGATGAGGTTTGGAAGGTGCTGGGTAAATTCAATCATATTGGCCGCTTCCAAAAAATCGCCTCTCGTGTAGAAAGCACTATCAAGGGTCTTGTCCTGAAGCACAGCAATTTCTTTGAGGCGCTCAACTTCCGCTACTTTGGCCCTATCGACGGCCACGATGTGGATCATCTCGTGAGTGTACTCAATGACCTAAAAGATATTCCGGGGCCCAAACTCCTGCACTGCGTAACTGTGAAAGGCAAGGGCTTTGCCCCTGCCGAGAAAGACCAGACCAAGTGGCACGCCCCGGGTTTGTTTGATAAGGTTACGGGCGAGATTTTCAAGAAAGTAGACGATAAGCCCAAGCCGCCCAAATACCAAGATGTGTTTGGCCACACGGTATTGGAGCTTGCCGAGCAAAATCCAAAAATTATGGCCGTAACGCCTGCGATGCCCTCGGGTTCTTCGCTCAACATTATGATGAAGGCGATGCCCGAGCGTGCCATTGACGTTGGTATTGCCGAGCAACACGCCGTTACGGTTTCTGCCGGGATGGCCACCCAAGGGATGACTGTGTTCTGTAATATCTACTCTACATTTATGCAGCGTGGCTACGATCAGGTCGTCCATGATGTCTGTATTCAGGAGTTGCCCGTGATTTTCTGTCTTGACCGTGCCGGCTTTGCCGGTGCTGACGGGCCCACACACCACGGCTCATATGACATCGCCTACATGCGCGCCATTCCGAATATGATTGTAGCTTCGCCAATGAATGAACAAGAGCTGCGCAATATGATGTACACTGCCTCGCTCGATAGCTTCAAAAACCTCAAATCGGCCATCACCATCCGCTACCCCCGTGGCGAAGGAGTAATGCCCGAATGGCGCACCCCGTTCGAAACTATTGAGATTGGCAAGGGGCGTTGTATTCGTGAAGGCGAAGAAGTGGCCATTCTTTCTATAGGCCATATCGGCAACCTAGCGCTCGAAGCTGCCCAACAGCTAGAGAACGAGGGCATCAGCGCGGCTCATTATGATATGCGTTTTGCCAAACCTTTGGATGAAGCGCTACTCCATCAGATTTTCCAGAAATTCAATAAAATCATCACCGTTGAAGACGGCTGCCTGCCCGCAGGCTTCGGCTCGGCAGTGGTCGAATTTATGGCTGACCACGGCTACAGCGCCCAAATCAAGCGCCTAGGAATGGAAGACCGTGTTTTTGAACACGGTACACAAATGGAACTATACCGCGAAGCCGGTTATGATGTGGACGGTATAGCCAAGGCTGCCCTAGCGATGGTACGTGTAATGGTCAAGTAA
- a CDS encoding M1 family metallopeptidase, which translates to MMRAFFYFWSLLCCLANTAQAQFTRQDSLRGSLSALRTCYDVHYYDLSLTVYPDQRFIQGFNDIHFKANTSFETLQIDLFENMAITAITWEGQSLSFEREGNATFVSFPRPLAQGSLSVIRVAYEGKPTVAINAPWDGGFTWAQDAEGKPWIGVSCEGIGASLWWPNKDHLSEEPDSMRIRCAVPQGLMCVANGRLRGTQQLENDLVQFDWFVSYPINNYNVTLNIANYAHFEDVYEAADGDRLTLDFFVLPKNLEKAQKQLGTQTKPMLACFEQYFGKYPFWNDGYKVVETPYLGMEHQSAIAYGNGYKNGYLGSDLSGSGVGLKFDYILIHESGHEYWGNNVSCDDHAEMWIHESWCTYSEVVYVECMFGKAAADAYVNGYRYKVENRKPLIAPLGVNADAPGDIYFKGALMLHTLRHVVDNDALWWATVKNIQSHFRHQVINTQQLIDFMSKQLGADYQYFFDQYLYQAKLPELEIQALEGKGYRYRWANCVPDFRMPIKAKINGKTQTLTPTTVWQTLPKATSVKPLMELYYIK; encoded by the coding sequence ATGATGAGAGCATTTTTTTATTTTTGGAGTCTATTATGCTGCCTTGCCAACACCGCGCAAGCGCAGTTTACACGCCAAGACAGCCTTAGAGGCTCCCTTTCAGCGCTACGGACTTGCTATGATGTGCATTATTATGACTTATCATTGACTGTGTATCCAGACCAGCGGTTTATCCAAGGCTTTAATGATATACACTTCAAAGCTAACACTAGTTTTGAAACCCTGCAAATAGACTTGTTTGAAAATATGGCCATCACCGCCATCACTTGGGAGGGGCAAAGCCTCTCCTTTGAGCGCGAAGGCAATGCAACCTTTGTCAGCTTCCCTCGCCCTCTGGCTCAGGGGAGCCTGTCGGTCATTCGGGTAGCCTATGAGGGCAAGCCTACGGTGGCCATCAATGCCCCTTGGGATGGTGGCTTCACTTGGGCTCAAGACGCAGAGGGCAAGCCTTGGATAGGGGTCTCGTGTGAGGGCATCGGTGCCAGCCTCTGGTGGCCCAACAAAGACCACTTGTCCGAAGAGCCGGACAGTATGCGCATCCGCTGCGCCGTGCCCCAAGGGCTGATGTGTGTGGCCAATGGCCGGCTAAGGGGTACGCAGCAGCTTGAAAATGATTTGGTGCAATTTGATTGGTTTGTGAGTTATCCCATCAACAATTACAACGTAACACTCAATATTGCCAATTATGCACATTTTGAGGATGTCTATGAGGCTGCTGATGGCGACCGGCTTACCCTTGATTTCTTTGTATTGCCCAAAAATCTAGAAAAAGCCCAAAAACAGCTTGGCACACAAACCAAACCTATGTTGGCTTGCTTTGAGCAGTATTTTGGCAAATATCCCTTCTGGAACGATGGCTACAAAGTAGTCGAAACCCCCTACCTCGGTATGGAGCACCAAAGCGCCATCGCTTATGGGAATGGCTACAAAAATGGTTACCTCGGCTCTGACCTTAGCGGCTCAGGTGTAGGGCTGAAGTTTGACTACATCCTCATCCACGAAAGTGGCCACGAATACTGGGGCAATAATGTCAGCTGTGATGACCACGCTGAGATGTGGATTCACGAATCGTGGTGTACCTACAGCGAAGTAGTGTATGTAGAATGTATGTTTGGAAAAGCTGCGGCAGACGCTTATGTCAATGGTTATCGCTACAAAGTGGAGAACCGCAAGCCGCTGATAGCACCTTTGGGCGTAAATGCGGATGCCCCCGGAGATATTTACTTCAAAGGTGCTTTGATGCTGCATACCCTGCGCCACGTAGTCGATAACGACGCGCTTTGGTGGGCCACTGTCAAAAATATCCAAAGCCATTTTCGCCATCAAGTCATCAATACACAGCAGCTGATTGATTTTATGAGCAAACAACTAGGCGCTGATTATCAGTACTTTTTTGACCAATATCTCTATCAAGCCAAGCTTCCCGAGCTCGAAATACAGGCTCTTGAAGGTAAAGGCTATCGCTACCGTTGGGCGAACTGTGTGCCGGATTTCCGGATGCCTATAAAGGCTAAAATCAATGGCAAAACCCAAACCCTCACCCCTACCACTGTTTGGCAAACGCTACCAAAGGCGACGAGTGTCAAGCCTCTTATGGAGCTGTATTACATCAAATAA
- a CDS encoding YitT family protein yields the protein MSTPKKATTVAPETSTTIPAVAPTTATPTDTSAEKAVKNEKRLRRMAVRRTIKSTIFIILGIFSAGLGLEGFLLPNKFIDGGVTGISLLVASVTNIKLPFLIFAINVPFIIIGYRQMSPMFALRTTLAIAGLSLVLTFVHFPVMTHDKLLVAVFGGFFLGTGIGFAVRGGSVIDGTEVLAVYVTRKTGLSIGDIILLINICIFAVAAVMLDLETAFYSILTYMAASRMVDFFVQGIEEYIGVTIISNRSDDIRHAIIQKLSRGVTLYKGQSGYNRRDITIVYTIVTRLEISKLLSEVEKIDEQAFVIQTRVSDTKGGVIKKRPLH from the coding sequence ATGAGTACGCCCAAGAAAGCAACTACTGTCGCCCCAGAAACGTCTACTACCATTCCCGCTGTTGCCCCTACAACGGCGACCCCTACCGATACTTCTGCTGAAAAGGCAGTAAAAAACGAAAAAAGGCTTCGCCGTATGGCAGTTAGACGGACCATCAAAAGTACCATATTCATCATTTTAGGCATTTTCAGCGCCGGGCTTGGCTTAGAAGGCTTCCTGCTTCCCAATAAATTTATTGACGGCGGCGTAACGGGTATTTCGCTCTTAGTAGCCTCTGTTACCAATATCAAATTGCCGTTTCTGATTTTTGCCATCAATGTACCTTTTATCATCATAGGCTACCGCCAAATGTCGCCTATGTTTGCCCTACGTACTACCTTGGCCATCGCGGGCTTGTCCTTGGTGCTTACTTTTGTACACTTCCCCGTAATGACCCACGACAAGCTGTTGGTGGCAGTGTTCGGCGGATTTTTCCTCGGTACTGGTATTGGCTTTGCTGTGCGTGGCGGGAGTGTGATTGACGGCACAGAGGTGCTGGCCGTATATGTTACCCGCAAAACAGGGCTGAGTATCGGAGATATTATCCTGCTTATCAACATCTGTATTTTTGCTGTGGCTGCTGTGATGCTTGACCTCGAAACAGCATTCTACTCTATCCTGACCTATATGGCTGCCTCGCGAATGGTGGACTTTTTTGTACAGGGAATTGAAGAATACATCGGGGTTACGATTATCTCCAACCGCAGCGATGATATTCGGCACGCCATCATCCAAAAGCTTAGCAGGGGTGTTACGCTTTACAAAGGCCAAAGTGGATACAACCGCCGTGACATCACTATTGTCTATACCATTGTTACCCGCCTCGAAATCTCCAAACTACTTAGCGAAGTCGAAAAAATCGATGAGCAGGCTTTTGTCATCCAAACCCGAGTAAGTGACACCAAGGGCGGAGTCATCAAAAAGCGCCCTCTACACTAA